A genomic window from Rosettibacter firmus includes:
- a CDS encoding bifunctional nuclease domain-containing protein — translation MNKVQVEILGLSASPSTGGAYALLLKEVYGVRRLPIIIGSFEAQSIALEMEGIKAPRPLTHDLLKSVIEHLGGTVIEVIIDELKDNTFHAKIKIEIASFTHEIDSRPSDAIALAVRTGSPLYVAEEVMRLAAFVPSTEDIEEDTSSEVDEKEEELDKNITKETKLAELQDQLREAIEKEDYERAAKLRDEINKLKGKQN, via the coding sequence TTGAACAAAGTTCAGGTTGAAATATTAGGTTTATCAGCAAGCCCTTCCACTGGAGGGGCTTATGCCTTGCTTCTTAAAGAGGTTTACGGCGTAAGACGCCTTCCAATAATTATTGGCTCTTTTGAAGCTCAATCCATTGCTCTTGAAATGGAAGGAATTAAAGCACCAAGACCACTTACTCACGACCTACTCAAAAGTGTTATAGAACATCTTGGCGGAACAGTAATTGAGGTTATTATCGATGAATTAAAAGACAATACATTTCATGCAAAAATCAAAATTGAAATTGCATCGTTTACTCACGAAATAGATTCCCGTCCAAGTGATGCAATTGCTCTGGCTGTCCGAACAGGTTCACCACTTTATGTAGCAGAAGAAGTGATGAGACTTGCAGCTTTTGTTCCTTCTACAGAAGACATTGAAGAAGATACTTCTTCTGAAGTAGATGAGAAAGAAGAAGAATTAGATAAAAATATTACTAAAGAAACAAAACTTGCCGAATTACAGGATCAACTTCGCGAAGCAATTGAAAAAGAAGATTACGAACGTGCTGCTAAATTAAGAGATGAAATAAACAAATTAAAAGGAAAGCAGAATTAA
- a CDS encoding electron transfer flavoprotein subunit alpha/FixB family protein, with protein sequence MANKVLVILEQRNGKIKKSSFEAVKVASEISSRINYETEAVIIGNNIENIEETGNYGVSNVVHFRNPELENYSTSAYKKILLEHINSTNPEIIIIPGTSLGKDLAPHISAKLDCGLISDCIALNYTNNELIATRPIFAGKLLADFKVTSTKKIFVLRPNVFKADKISDMKADVKTIDVDNLDLSTKVIEIKKTDTKLDVAEADIIVSGGRGMKAPENFKLIEELAELLGGAVGASRAVVDAGWRPHSEQVGQTGKTVSPTLYVALGISGAIQHLAGMRSSKYIVAVNKDKDAPIFQIADYGIVGDVFEIVPAMIEELKKVKSN encoded by the coding sequence ATGGCTAATAAAGTTTTAGTAATATTAGAACAAAGAAATGGTAAAATAAAAAAATCTTCTTTTGAAGCTGTAAAAGTAGCTTCTGAAATTTCTTCCAGAATTAATTATGAAACCGAAGCAGTAATTATTGGAAATAATATTGAGAATATTGAAGAGACAGGTAATTATGGAGTTTCTAATGTTGTTCATTTTAGAAATCCAGAATTAGAAAACTATTCAACAAGTGCTTATAAAAAAATTCTATTAGAGCATATTAATTCGACAAATCCTGAAATAATAATTATCCCGGGAACTTCACTTGGTAAAGATTTAGCACCACATATTTCTGCAAAATTAGATTGTGGATTAATTAGCGATTGTATAGCTTTGAACTATACAAACAATGAATTAATTGCAACAAGACCAATATTTGCTGGAAAGCTTTTAGCAGATTTTAAAGTAACAAGCACTAAAAAAATTTTTGTTCTACGTCCAAATGTATTTAAAGCAGATAAAATTTCTGATATGAAAGCAGACGTAAAAACTATTGATGTTGATAATTTAGATTTATCAACAAAAGTTATTGAGATTAAAAAAACAGATACTAAATTAGATGTAGCAGAAGCAGATATTATTGTATCCGGTGGTAGAGGAATGAAAGCACCAGAAAATTTTAAACTAATTGAAGAACTGGCAGAGTTATTGGGGGGAGCTGTTGGTGCTTCTCGTGCTGTAGTTGATGCAGGCTGGCGACCACATAGTGAACAGGTAGGTCAAACAGGAAAAACAGTTTCGCCAACTTTATATGTTGCTCTTGGTATTTCAGGTGCAATACAGCATCTTGCAGGTATGAGATCATCGAAATATATTGTGGCTGTAAATAAAGATAAAGATGCACCTATTTTTCAAATAGCTGATTATGGAATTGTTGGTGATGTTTTTGAAATTGTTCCAGCAATGATTGAAGAACTAAAAAAAGTAAAATCAAATTGA
- a CDS encoding DUF2851 family protein — protein sequence MGSVSKVQESKLYEIWQKQNFNDIIKTSDEYDIFIIDKGNRNEDSAGPDFRNARIRIGNLTYVGDVEIDLDYSDWKAHGHNIDNKYNSVILHVTLTNKNRQGYVYTKNGRKVPSICISDLIHNDLIEQLKNSIEQEEKSDAVNLLKCTESIHLVPFETKEKFLIQLGVERFNKKCKRIYERLKELQFLKELNIKEPVVSYELTQKFHERQFKHSDFTNKEVWQQLFYELVFEALGYSKNKSQMITLAQYANVDFLKKIEKDGVLIQKYEAALMNISGLINSSEKIIDEESKNYLDNISLHWNSIKVFYDSKYMNETQWHFFRLRPQNFPTIRIAAGARLLKEILHEDLISVIAKKIAEIQKLTVLINSLRSLFVIKSDGYWKTHYVFNQPAKSEIKYFVGATRADEIVINVVLPFFAVYFEMFGNKLLPKKIMKIYSIYEQKSENQIITDVGNAILMKDHINRTIISQGIIDLFRSYCSKGKCLECEIGKVAFN from the coding sequence ATGGGTTCAGTTTCAAAAGTTCAAGAGAGCAAACTCTACGAAATCTGGCAGAAACAAAACTTTAATGATATCATAAAGACTTCCGATGAGTATGATATTTTTATTATCGATAAGGGGAATCGAAACGAAGATTCTGCAGGTCCCGATTTTAGAAATGCAAGAATTAGAATTGGAAATCTTACTTATGTAGGCGATGTTGAGATTGATTTAGATTATTCTGATTGGAAAGCACATGGACACAATATTGATAATAAATACAACAGTGTAATCCTTCATGTTACTCTTACCAATAAAAATAGACAGGGTTATGTATATACGAAAAATGGTAGAAAAGTCCCTTCAATATGTATTTCTGATTTAATCCATAACGATTTGATTGAACAACTTAAAAATAGTATTGAACAGGAAGAAAAAAGTGATGCTGTAAATTTACTGAAATGTACTGAATCAATTCATTTAGTTCCGTTCGAAACAAAAGAAAAATTTTTAATTCAACTTGGTGTTGAAAGATTTAATAAAAAATGCAAAAGGATTTATGAAAGATTAAAGGAACTTCAATTTCTAAAAGAATTGAATATAAAAGAACCTGTTGTTTCTTATGAATTGACACAAAAATTTCACGAAAGACAATTCAAGCATTCAGATTTTACAAATAAAGAAGTCTGGCAACAATTATTTTATGAACTCGTTTTTGAAGCTCTTGGCTATTCAAAAAATAAATCACAAATGATAACACTTGCACAATATGCAAATGTGGACTTCCTTAAAAAAATTGAAAAAGATGGAGTACTTATTCAAAAATATGAAGCAGCGTTGATGAATATTTCTGGTTTGATTAATTCAAGTGAAAAAATCATAGATGAAGAAAGCAAAAACTATCTTGACAATATTTCTCTTCACTGGAATTCAATAAAAGTATTTTATGATAGTAAATATATGAATGAAACACAGTGGCACTTTTTCCGTCTTCGTCCACAAAATTTTCCTACCATAAGAATAGCAGCAGGTGCGAGATTATTAAAAGAAATATTACACGAAGATTTAATTTCTGTAATTGCAAAGAAAATAGCCGAAATACAAAAGTTAACAGTATTAATCAATTCTTTACGTTCATTATTTGTTATTAAATCTGATGGATACTGGAAAACTCACTATGTATTTAATCAACCAGCTAAAAGTGAAATTAAGTATTTTGTGGGAGCTACTCGAGCAGACGAAATAGTTATAAATGTTGTTTTACCATTTTTTGCAGTTTATTTTGAAATGTTTGGAAATAAATTGTTACCTAAAAAGATAATGAAAATATATAGTATTTATGAACAGAAATCAGAAAATCAGATAATTACAGATGTTGGCAATGCAATTTTAATGAAAGATCATATTAACCGTACAATAATATCACAGGGAATAATAGATTTATTTAGAAGTTATTGCTCGAAGGGAAAATGTCTTGAATGTGAAATAGGGAAAGTTGCTTTTAATTAA
- the pyrF gene encoding orotidine-5'-phosphate decarboxylase, whose product MTAIEKLYQKLKKNFHICVGLDTDINKIPDYLKKEKNPVLEFNKIVIENTYNHAAAYKINFAFYEKDGIKGIENLLSTIELIPEDILIIGDAKRGDIGNTSKMYAESIFNTFGCDAVTLHPYMGYDSIEPFLLFKDKLNFILALTSNNGANDFEKLRLKNDKFLFQTIIEKVKEWNFNKNCGIVFGATNVEELKENADIFGDLIILLPGVGAQGGDLNEVVKIFDEKKNNNYLINVSRSLIYCDDSKDFPYSVEREIRNLNRIVQS is encoded by the coding sequence ATGACAGCAATCGAAAAATTATATCAAAAACTTAAGAAAAATTTTCATATTTGTGTTGGTCTTGATACCGATATAAATAAAATTCCAGACTACTTAAAAAAAGAAAAAAATCCAGTTCTGGAATTCAATAAAATAGTTATTGAAAATACATACAATCATGCAGCTGCATATAAAATTAATTTTGCTTTCTACGAAAAAGATGGCATTAAAGGTATAGAAAATCTTTTATCTACAATTGAATTAATTCCAGAAGATATATTAATTATTGGCGATGCTAAAAGGGGAGATATTGGCAACACTTCTAAAATGTATGCTGAATCAATTTTTAATACATTTGGTTGTGATGCAGTCACACTTCATCCATATATGGGTTATGATTCAATTGAACCATTTTTACTTTTTAAGGATAAATTAAATTTTATTCTTGCTCTTACATCTAATAATGGAGCTAATGATTTTGAGAAGCTCCGTCTTAAGAACGATAAGTTTTTATTTCAAACCATAATTGAAAAAGTAAAAGAGTGGAACTTTAATAAAAATTGTGGAATTGTTTTTGGAGCAACAAATGTTGAAGAATTAAAAGAAAATGCTGATATTTTTGGTGATTTAATTATATTACTTCCAGGAGTAGGGGCTCAGGGGGGTGACTTAAATGAAGTTGTTAAAATCTTTGATGAAAAAAAGAATAATAATTATTTGATTAATGTGAGTCGTTCTTTAATATATTGTGATGATTCGAAAGATTTTCCTTATTCGGTCGAAAGAGAAATTAGGAATTTAAATCGAATCGTACAATCATAA
- a CDS encoding aminoacyl-histidine dipeptidase — translation MSKNVIEGLIPEILWEKFYEISQIPRQSKHEDKIRTYLKNFAGVNNLIYKEDRAGNIVIYLPPVPGFENSPTIVLQSHVDMVCEKNKDKVHDFEKDPIELIRDGDWIKANGTTLGADNGIGVAAALSIALDNSFEHGPIELLFTVDEETGLTGADSLERDFITGKYLLNLDTEEDGAFYIGCAGGMDTVGTFKIEYGKFNKEYTPYYLFISGLKGGHSGINIHEGRANAIKLLGQILKNLEGLNYQISYIAGGSKRNAIPREAEAILWLHPDDELKAIESVNAFVIESTFEYKNKESDIKIIFERKETNGLSKKVFSSDFVNKIINVILAIPHGVISMSAEIDGLVETSSNLATLIIEDDYLRIGTSQRSSVESAKRNIGNSVRAVFELAGAEISVLDKYPAWQPNTNSRLLELSKNVYKKLFGAEPEFKAVHAGLECGILINKFPWLDMISLGPTIEGAHSPDERVKISDVEKFYKLLKAIISELSKERT, via the coding sequence ATGTCCAAGAATGTTATTGAAGGTTTAATCCCCGAAATTTTATGGGAAAAATTTTATGAAATAAGTCAAATACCCCGCCAATCTAAACATGAAGATAAAATAAGAACTTACTTAAAAAATTTTGCAGGTGTTAATAATCTCATTTATAAAGAAGACAGAGCAGGAAATATTGTAATCTACTTACCTCCCGTCCCTGGATTTGAAAACTCTCCAACCATTGTTTTGCAAAGCCATGTAGATATGGTATGTGAGAAGAATAAAGATAAAGTTCATGACTTTGAGAAAGACCCAATAGAATTAATTAGAGATGGTGATTGGATTAAAGCTAATGGTACTACACTCGGAGCTGATAATGGAATTGGTGTGGCTGCTGCTTTATCTATTGCTCTCGATAATTCTTTTGAACATGGACCAATAGAATTATTATTTACAGTTGACGAAGAAACAGGTTTGACAGGTGCAGATAGTCTTGAAAGAGATTTTATTACAGGAAAATATTTATTGAATTTAGATACCGAAGAAGATGGTGCTTTCTATATTGGTTGTGCAGGAGGAATGGATACAGTTGGTACTTTTAAAATTGAATATGGAAAATTTAATAAGGAGTATACTCCTTACTATTTATTTATCTCGGGATTAAAAGGAGGGCATTCAGGAATTAATATCCACGAAGGAAGAGCCAATGCAATTAAATTATTGGGACAAATTCTTAAAAATCTTGAAGGACTTAATTATCAGATTAGTTACATTGCTGGTGGCTCAAAAAGAAATGCAATACCCCGCGAGGCAGAAGCTATTTTATGGTTACACCCCGATGATGAATTAAAAGCAATTGAAAGTGTAAATGCTTTTGTAATAGAATCAACTTTTGAGTATAAAAATAAAGAAAGCGATATAAAAATTATTTTTGAAAGAAAAGAAACAAATGGTTTAAGCAAAAAAGTATTTAGTTCCGATTTTGTTAATAAAATTATAAATGTAATTCTTGCAATTCCTCATGGTGTTATTTCAATGAGTGCAGAAATAGATGGACTTGTTGAAACCTCTTCAAATCTTGCTACATTGATTATTGAAGATGATTATTTGAGAATTGGAACCAGTCAAAGAAGTTCTGTTGAAAGTGCAAAAAGAAATATTGGAAATTCAGTAAGAGCAGTATTTGAACTTGCCGGTGCCGAAATTAGTGTATTAGATAAATACCCTGCCTGGCAACCCAATACAAATTCAAGATTATTAGAACTCTCGAAAAATGTCTATAAAAAATTATTTGGTGCTGAACCTGAATTTAAAGCAGTACACGCAGGATTAGAATGTGGAATATTAATAAATAAATTTCCATGGCTTGATATGATTTCTCTTGGTCCTACAATCGAAGGAGCTCACTCACCAGATGAAAGAGTTAAAATTTCTGACGTTGAAAAATTTTATAAACTTCTTAAAGCTATTATTTCTGAATTATCAAAAGAAAGGACTTAA
- a CDS encoding ATP-dependent Clp protease adaptor ClpS — translation MEEIKPGKVEPVVEEDVTVNLPYKVILYNDDVHTFDEVIGQLIKATGCSYEQARKYAFEAHVKGKAVVFSGELSDCLKVTSILEEIALHTQIVS, via the coding sequence ATGGAAGAAATTAAACCAGGAAAAGTTGAACCAGTAGTTGAAGAAGATGTAACAGTGAATCTTCCATATAAAGTAATTCTCTATAACGATGATGTTCATACTTTTGATGAAGTAATTGGACAATTAATAAAAGCAACAGGTTGTAGCTACGAACAAGCCCGCAAATATGCATTCGAGGCACATGTAAAAGGGAAAGCAGTAGTTTTCTCCGGTGAATTAAGTGATTGTCTAAAAGTAACTTCAATACTTGAGGAAATTGCATTACATACCCAGATAGTTTCTTAG
- the ychF gene encoding redox-regulated ATPase YchF encodes MQIGLVGLQYSGKTTLFKTLSKTSSNISSQKEEASIEVVKVPDERLDNLTKIFNPKKQVNATIEVFDIPGLKMSEENKVKITSTFLNSVRNNDALFYVIRAFKDETIIHPMGDVNPVRDIEFLETEFLLSDLAFLENRLEKLKKDLQKSKDERLKREFPVIEKCYAHCEKEQPLRSLHLDDNELKMLSGYQLITLKPLAIAINFDEDSIQSVDKEINDIKNQLIKLDVPVIPFFAKIELELSNLSEEDQKIFMEDYGIKESALSKILRTSYEMLGLQSFFTVGEDECRAWTIKKNYNAQQAAGVIHSDFYNKFIRAEVVHYDDFIKYGSFSKCKEAGAWRLEGKEYIVKDGDILNIRHN; translated from the coding sequence ATGCAAATTGGTTTAGTTGGATTACAATATTCTGGTAAAACAACTCTTTTCAAAACTCTTTCAAAAACCTCATCGAACATAAGTTCACAGAAAGAAGAAGCATCAATTGAAGTAGTAAAAGTACCAGATGAACGATTAGACAATCTCACAAAAATTTTTAATCCTAAAAAGCAGGTTAATGCTACTATCGAAGTTTTTGATATTCCTGGTTTAAAAATGTCAGAGGAAAATAAAGTTAAAATAACCTCAACTTTTCTTAATAGTGTTCGAAATAATGATGCATTATTTTATGTCATAAGAGCATTTAAAGATGAAACAATAATTCACCCGATGGGAGATGTAAATCCTGTAAGAGATATCGAATTTTTAGAGACAGAATTTTTACTTTCTGATTTAGCTTTTCTTGAAAATAGACTGGAGAAGCTTAAAAAGGATTTACAAAAATCAAAAGATGAAAGATTGAAAAGAGAATTTCCTGTAATTGAAAAATGTTATGCACATTGCGAAAAAGAACAACCTCTCAGATCACTTCATCTTGATGATAATGAATTAAAAATGTTATCAGGTTATCAATTAATTACTCTTAAACCTCTTGCCATTGCAATTAATTTTGATGAAGACTCAATTCAATCTGTTGATAAAGAAATTAATGATATTAAAAATCAATTAATTAAGTTAGATGTTCCTGTAATCCCATTTTTTGCAAAAATAGAGCTTGAACTTTCTAATTTAAGTGAAGAAGACCAGAAAATTTTTATGGAAGATTATGGAATTAAAGAATCTGCTCTGAGTAAAATATTAAGAACTTCCTATGAAATGCTTGGTTTGCAATCATTCTTTACTGTAGGAGAAGATGAATGCAGAGCCTGGACAATTAAAAAAAATTACAATGCACAACAAGCCGCAGGTGTTATTCATTCAGATTTTTACAATAAATTTATTAGAGCAGAAGTTGTTCACTATGATGATTTTATAAAATATGGTTCATTTAGTAAATGTAAAGAAGCTGGAGCCTGGAGACTGGAAGGGAAAGAATATATTGTAAAAGATGGCGACATTTTGAATATACGACATAATTAA
- a CDS encoding electron transfer flavoprotein subunit beta/FixA family protein → MKIAVCINHVPDTAAKINIGNDRKSIDTAGVAYVVNPYDEFAIEEALKTKEKFGGETVAISLGSDANKETLRKALAMGIDEAILLKDESYRDSLSVAKALADEIKSQNAEIVFFGKQSVDFDNGVIGQMVAELLNYNSVSNVIKLIIEGNKITAEREIEGGKEIVETTLPVVITAQKGLNEPRYASLKGIMAAKKKNIIEKIPANYQNNVELIEMKKPASKQPGRIIGTDASAVQELIRLLKEEAKVI, encoded by the coding sequence ATGAAAATTGCAGTTTGTATTAACCATGTTCCTGATACAGCAGCAAAAATTAATATTGGAAACGACCGTAAAAGCATTGATACTGCAGGAGTTGCATACGTTGTTAATCCTTATGATGAATTTGCAATCGAAGAAGCACTTAAAACAAAAGAAAAATTTGGTGGAGAAACAGTTGCTATAAGTCTTGGTAGCGATGCAAATAAAGAGACATTAAGAAAAGCACTTGCTATGGGTATTGACGAAGCAATTCTATTAAAGGATGAAAGTTATCGTGATTCTTTATCGGTTGCAAAAGCACTTGCAGATGAAATCAAATCACAAAATGCTGAAATTGTTTTCTTTGGCAAACAGTCTGTTGATTTCGATAATGGTGTAATTGGACAAATGGTTGCCGAGTTATTAAATTACAATTCAGTATCCAATGTTATTAAATTAATTATTGAAGGAAATAAGATTACGGCAGAACGAGAAATTGAAGGTGGAAAAGAAATTGTTGAGACCACATTACCTGTTGTTATTACAGCACAGAAAGGTTTGAATGAGCCACGATACGCTTCTTTAAAAGGAATTATGGCTGCAAAGAAAAAAAATATAATTGAAAAAATTCCAGCTAATTATCAAAATAATGTTGAATTAATTGAAATGAAAAAGCCAGCATCAAAACAACCAGGTAGAATTATTGGAACAGATGCATCGGCAGTTCAAGAATTAATCCGTCTACTTAAAGAAGAAGCAAAAGTAATTTAA